aaacgccatgctctaccaactgagctacatccctgccggccattccctcccctaccctggacgacttgtgcgccgccccatgggtctcccggtcgcggccggctatgacagtgcctggattcgaaccaggatctctagtggcacagctagcactgcgatgcagtgccttagaccactgcgccactcgggagacattgagtcaattggaggtgtacctttggatgtatttcaaggcctaccttcaaactcagtgcctctttgcttgacatcatgggaaaatcaaaagaaatcagccaagacctcagaatttttttttagacctccacaagtctggttcatccttgggagcaatttccaaacgcctgaaggtaccacgttcatctgtacaaacaatcatacgcaagtataaacagcatgggaccacgcagtcgtcataccgctcaggaaggagatgcgttctgtctcctagagatgaacgtactttggtgcgaaaagtgcaaatcaatcccagaacaacagcaaaggaccttgtgaagatgctagaggaaacaggtacaaaagtatctatatccacagtaaaacgagtcctatatcgacattacctgaaaggccgctcagcaaggaagaagccactactccaaaaccgccataaaaaagccagactacggtttgcaactgcacatggggacaaagatcgtactttttggagaaatgtcctctggtctgacgaaacaaaaatagaactgtttggccataatgttatgttatcgttatgtttggaggaaaaggggggatgcttgcaacccgaagaacaccatcccaaccgtgaagcacgggggtggcagcatcatgctgtggggggtgctttgctgcaggagggactagtgcacttcacaaaatagatggcatcatgaagaaggaaaatcatgtggatatattgaagcaacatctcaagacatcagtcaggaagttaaagcttggtcgcaaattggtcttccaaatggacaatgaccccaagcatacttccaaagttgtggcaaaatggcttaaggacaacaaagtcaaggtattggagtggccatcacaaagccctgacctcaatcctatagaaaagttgtgggcagaactgaaaaagcgtgtgcgagcaaggaggcctacaaacctgactcagttacaccagctctgtcaggttgaatgggccaaaattcacccaacttattgtgggaagcttgtggaaggctacccaaaacgtttgacccaagttaaacaatttaaaggcaatgctaccaaatactaatttgagtgtatgtaaatgtctgacccactgggaatgtgatgaaataaataaaagctgaaataaatcattctctctactattattctgacatttcacattcttaaaataaagtggtgatcctaactgacctaaaacagggaattttaattaggattaaatgtcaggaattgtgaaaaactgagtttaaatgtatttggctaaggtgtatgtaaacttccgacttcaacggtaTCTGCTTTGTTGAGTATATTATTAGTATTTTATGCTACATTCACATATTACAGTATGACAGGACTAGATGGATAGTTGTTGGTATAGGTGGAGCCATCACCATATTGCTAAGAGACACACCAAAATGGAATGGGCATAAGATATATGATTGTCCATAACACTTGTTCACATTTTGATGATCTCGGACCCTTGGAGAAGAATGTGAAATGCCATAACACTCAATAAGAAGTTTCCTAACAATATGTGAATGACTGTAAATGGGATGTGCTTGCAGAGATCCAGAAGCTGGTGTTGTCAGGCAGAATGGGAGAGGCCATCAAGAACACCCAACAGCTGTACCCCAGCCTATTGGAaaggaaccctgacctgttaTTCATGCTGAAGTGAGTCACGGTCAGGGATAGGCAGTTTCGCCACATTTAAGGGGAAGTTCAGGATTTTACAACTTGGTGTTAGATGGTTCTTCAAGCTGAAAGTCGTTATAGATCCCTGAACCCCCTCATCTCTCAGGGTGAGACAGTTCATCGAGATGGTGAACGGGACTGACAGCGAAGTGCGCTGCCTGGGAGGCTGCAATCCCAAGTCCCAGGACAGCTACCCGGGCCCGCCCCCCCCCTTCAGCAGCCACAGCCACAAAGCCAGCAGCTCCCAGGCCTACCTCACAGGTAcatgatacagtgcatttggaaagtattcagacccttttccccccacattttgttatgttatagccttattctaaaattgattaaataaataaaaatccttatcaatctacacacaataccccagtttttagaatattttgctaatttataaaaaattaaaacagaaatacagtatttacataagtattcagaccctttgctatgagacttgaaattaagctcaggtgcatcatgtttccattgatcatccttgagatgtttctacaacttgattggagtccacctgtggtaaattcaattgattggacatgatttggaaaggcacacacctgtctatataaggtcccacaattgacagtgcatatcaaaaaccaagccatgaggttgaaggaattgtccatagagctcagagacaagtttgtgtcaaggcacagatctggggaagggtaccaaaaaatgtctgcagcattgaaggtccccaagaacaaagtgtcctccatcattcttaaatggaagacatttgtaaccaccaagactcttcctagagctggccgcccggccaaactgagcaattgggggaagAAGGGTTgtaatcgaggctgtaatcgctgccaaaggtgcttcaacaaagtactgagtaaagggtctgaacacttatgtaaatgtgatatttctgttttttttttttttcataaatgtgcaaacatttctaaaaacctgtttttgctttgtcataattgAGGAGTAAAaattcaatttaatcaattttagaataaggctgtaatgtaacaaaatatggaaaaggtcaaggggtcttaatacttccgaatgcactgtatattcacTCATcttggttgtgttcattaggcactaaacactaaacagacCCAAACAGGTATGTACTGTTCATTAAACAGTAAACAGGGATGTGCTGTTTATTAGGCTAAACAGGCCAAAATGGGGATGTACTATCTGAAATGGTCCAATTGTTTATGTTTTCCGTTGCACCACGTTTTGCTACAGTTTTGCTCCCTTATGAATATTACTCTGGGGCGTGTTCATTAggtaccaaatggaagaaaactgactgaaacagggagggactacctgcaCGTGTCCAATAAGAAATTGTTATTTTGGTTTTTTattgcaaaatgttttaaaatgttctccattgcatgccctaatgaacacgacccagaccTGGATCAAATACATTTAGTCAAATACTTGAGGTGTGCTTTATTTAGCTTGCCATTCTCCTTGTTTGTGTCTAGTATGGTGTTTTCACGACTGTATGCATGTCCTGGTTGCACCCCAGGGTTCGACGGCGGCTGCTGCAATGGGGTGACCTCCAGTATGGTCCACCCCGCCCTCCCCGCAACCGAGGTCAACGCCCTCAATGGCAGCCACAGCCTGCAGCAGCTTAACACCAGGTACTGAACATGCACAAGACTATAATGTACTGAACACGCACATAAGACTATGTACTGAACAAACTAACCAACATCAGGTACTGACAGGGctctatttattaatttttttactggTGCACCCAACTTTAAGTTAGGAGCACCACATGAAATTGAGGAGCACCAGATTGTGAAGCACCAGTTTATATGCAGGCTGTCCGCGGGTCCTTAAAAAGTCTTAGATTTTCAAGATGTTAGAGAGCTCGACATGTAGCCTACGACTCTGTGTGTGTGCCACTGCAAGTCGGCCTTTGCCAGATGAGAGCACAGCGAGTAAGGTAGGCTACAAAATAGATAGCCAATTCGAAACATTGCTTGTAGCTTGGGTAGTTAGCTCACTTCGTTACCTAGCTAGTTAACGATTTAGCTATTAAAtcatttggtcaaacagtaaagtgcattctcttcagtggcgacccatcattcagagcaggtggggcagggcctgaatgctaagcgtcatgtctggaggaaacctggtaccatcactacggtgaagcatggtggtggcagcatcatgctgtggggatgtttttcagtggcagatactgggagtctagtcaggatcaagggaaagtacagagagatccttgatgaaaacctgctccagagcgctcaggacctcagactggggcgaaggttcaccttccaacaggacaacgaccctaagcacacagccaagacaacgcaggagtggcttcggcacaagtctctgaatgtccttgagttcacttgagctcattttcgagtcattgcaaagggtctgaatacttatgtaaagaaggtatttgggtttttgatttttaatacattttcaaaaaattctaaaacctgtttaagctttgtcattatgggatatgtattgtgtatagattgaaaaacaattaaatccattttagaataaggatgtaatgtaacaaaatgtggaaaaagtccaggggtctgaatactttccgaatgcactgtatagccaaTACTAAGTAGCTTGTAAACACCTCAACATTCATCCAACACtagataaaaaaaattaaaaaacatacAATATATACCCAACACTATGCAGTCTTGCACAGCCTGCTTAACATCTACCCCCAACACAATATATTGACAATGTATCACATAACCAAcaactgatctacaaatcaccttacatgccaaataactactcattatgtTATTAAGATTAGAAATTCTATCACTGTGCCTTGCTTTTCTCAAACTGATCCCCTCAAACACGCTGATTGTCTGCCTACTGTTTTACCCCCCAGTACTGATGTGGACATGAAGGTAGACCACTTCACCAACGGAGTTACTGAGTCCTCCTCTAATGGCTTCCTCCTCAATGCCACCTCCAAACACGGAGCCCAGACCGAGGACTGTGACGCAGACATGGGTGAGTGACAGGCCATGACATCCACATGAGTTGAAACAATTTTGCAGCTATTCATTGTTTACATTCTTGTTGTTTGTAAACGATAAAGTAATAAAACCTTATTTTTGGGGTTATGATAAGACAGTTGTGctaaactcatgaggcatttataacttCTATTATTCAAGAATCAGTGGGAAAATAGCAACAATTGAAATGATCATTTAACAGATTGCACCTTTTTAAAATATTCCCATCGAATATCATGAAATATCATTTGTCACAGAAAAAAGAGGGGGTCTACAACTGACATGATTGACAATCATGTCTGCCTCTTTCAAAACCACCCCTCTGAGTGGCTGAATGGTATGTCCCAATGTGACGCGCATGTTTGATTGGTTCTGTGCCAACAGAGTTGGAATCGGCCCAGTCCAAGAGGCAGCTGTGCGGGGGAAGCCAGGCGGCCATCGAGAGGATGATCCACTTTGGCCGGGAGCTTCAGAGCATGAGTGAGCACAAACGCCGCGAGTGCGGCAAGAACTCGGCCAACAAGAAGATGCTCAAGGTACTCTCCATCTAGCAATAATGTTCAAACGACTTCagatatacaggtaaaagtcagtaaattagaatattttgaaaaacttgatttatttcagtaattgcattcaaaaggtgtaacttgtacattatatttattcattgcacacagactgatgcattcaaatgtttatttcatttaattttgatgatttgaagtggcaacaaatgaaaatccaaaattccgtgtgtcacaaaattagaatattacttaaggctaatacaaaaaagggattttttagaaatgttggccaactgaaaagtatgaaaatgaaaaatatgagcatgtacaatactcaatacttggttggagctccttttgcctcaattactgcattaatgcggcgtggcatggagtcgatgagtttctggcactgctcaggtgttatgagagcccaggttgctctgatagtggccttcaactcttctgcgttgttgggtctggcattctgcatcttccttttcacaataccccacagattttctatggggctaaggtcaggggagttggctggccaatttagaacagaaataccatggtccgtaaaccaggcacgggtagattttgcgctgtgtgcaggcgccaagtcctgttggaacctgaaatctccatctccatagagcaggtcagcagcaggaagcatgaagtgctctaaaacttgctggtagacggctgcgttgaccctggatctcaggaaacagagtggaccgacaccagcagatgacatggcaccccaaaccatcactgatggtggaaactttacactagacttcaggcaacgtggatcctgtgcctctcctgtcttcctccagactctgggacctcgatttccaaaggaaatgcaaaatttgctttcgtcagaaaacatgactttagaccactcagcagcagtccagctctttttttccttagcccaggtgagacgctttcgcgctgtttcttggtcaacagtggcttgacacgaggtatgcggcagttgaaacccatgtctttcaagcgtctcttggtggtggatcttgaagccctgactccagcagctgtccactccttgtgaatctccccccacatttttgaatgggtttttttcacaatcttgactaggcgcggtgatccctatcgcttgtacacttttttctgaccacagtttttccttccctttgcctctctattaatgtgtttggacacagagctctgagaacagccagcctcttctgcaataacctttgtgtctttccctccttgtgcaatgtgtcgatggtcgcctttttggacagctgtcaaatctgaagtcttccccatgtttgtgtaggcttcagaactggactgagagaccatttaaagccctttgcaggtgttttgagttaatcagctgattagtttgtggcaccaggtgtcttcaaaatgtaacccttacacaatattctaattttgtgacacacggaattttggattttcatttgttgccacttcaaatcatcaaaattaaatgaaataaacatttgaatgcattagtctgtgtgcaatgaataaatataatgtacaagttacaccttttgaatgcaattactgaaataaatcaagtttttcaaaatattctaatttactgacttttacctgtatagcCCTATGTAATACCTATAAAGCCTTGGGGATGTCAATTATTTTGTTGGGAATGTTTGCGTTTATTTCACATTACCATTACTAGGGGTGTGACGTTTCAATGTTTAAACATAATTGGGATCGTTAACATtgacatttgtatttttttaatcacagTGCAGTTATTACAAAACTACCACTAACGGGTCCCGATCATCATCATAAAGAAACAAATTATTGTAATACCTACAACCCCTAACGCAACAATGCTGTAACGTTAGGAGGAGATATGCATCTTTCAAATTATTTGCCACGGATATAATCTTTAACAGTTggaaatatcaaatcaaataaaaaatatggcagagtgagacagagaagcgacagcagcgaagtcctgtatggcaatactttgagaagttaaatgagaaggtggTGAAATGCAAAGTTTGCGAGGTAGAATTGAGCTACAGTGGCAGTACAGGTGTAATGCTGAAAGGGAGGCACCGTGAGACCCTGCATGTGcggtagctaatggggatcctactAAACGAAACCACCACTGCTAATATGACCACGGATCAGTTGCGTCAACTTTAAACGTATTGTATAATTTGAGGTTACTGCACCCCTCTCTCTTTTTGCTGCACTGTCTTCTTCCCATCACTCGTTCTTCTTGGCTGTCttttcactttctctcttttcccTGTCTATCTATTTCTACTTCCcaatctctttctttctttcttcctctccctctgtagGATGCATTCAGTCTGCTGGCCTACTCAGACCCGTGGACTAGCCCAGTGGGCTACCAGCTGGACTCTATCCAGAGGGAACCTGTGTGTTCCACACTCAACAGTGCAATACTAGGTAGGTACACCACGACTGGTGAGGGAATACCGCATACAGTTGTGGACAAatatatattggcacccttgcacttttcttaaataattccttATTTGTTCTAAAATAAGTTGAGGGAAAAAAAGTGTTTACAGACGTGTTTAATACATTTATGTATTAGATACACTGTATTAGAATATTTATgaaatgcacattgttatatttggtAGCACTTGGAGTGGAACGAATGTGGGTGCGACTATGTCTATATAAGGGTGCTAATATAAAAAACtcacaaaagctctgacgaaggccttgaggccgatacgtaaagcttattaaagagcagtgatactgtcaagagtttcttcttctttttttcacatcttattcaactgttaccatgcacctgcaaaaaAGATAGCTCAGAGgtgcgagtgccttttgaattcTAAAATAAGTTGAAAGAAAGAAATTGGTCTCCACACCCTgttattggattttcaacattgcagaaccaaCGACCAAATGAAGCATTCAAAGAAAAGAACACGGGGGAGGTTTgataatgctgtggggttgctttgctgcctcttGTACTCGGGACCTTGAACTTTTGCAAGACATCAAGAAATCAGCAGATTATCAAGGTGTGGGACTTCCAACAGGATTAACAACCCCGAACACACATCAAAAGCACCCTGGAATGGTTCAAAAAGAAacgctggactgttctggagtggccagcgaagagtccagatctgaatcacatccatATAACCTATGACGATATCTGAAAATAGCAGTTGGCTGAGGGcacccctcaaacattgaagaattagaaCCGTTTGCTGCTGTAgagtgggccaaattgccagtagaAGGGGgaagcaagctcattgatggctacaaGAAGTGTTTGTCAgcagttatcttggccaaaggcAGTGCAGCGAAGTACTTGCTccggggtgccaatcattttgttttacaaaataaaaattgtaaactAAAGTTTACAAAACAAAaattggttctgcaatgttgaaaatccaataacAAGGTGTGGAGACCAAACTTTATTTTCAATTTCTACTTATTTTACAAGAAAATAGGGAATTATTGAAAAGTGCAAGAGCGTCAATATATTTGGCCGCAACTGTACATATATTCACTTCAAAGCCTATCAGCCAATTCCTAGGTCAATTCCCAGTCCAGCAGTCTATTGTTATACCATACTAGaacatctccattgaacatgctttttagtctagaacttggcttaatctgtgtccgggaaaccggccctgtAAATTTAACATTTTGATTAGACTAATGCTGGTTCTGTATAAATAATGCTCATTTTGTGTATATTTACGTGACATGGACCGAAGTTATTTACCCATGTGGTCATAAATGGAAAGAATGGCAGTATCACCTCATTCCAATTTTTTTAAATTACTCTTTTAGCAGTGTCCTTAGCTACTATTTTGTGGATAATTGGTGTAATGCATTGCCTATGTATGTGCTATGTAGCACTCCTCTCCTAGggacttcccattgcaaaaaaaGACAGTGTCCTTAGCTACTAGGCCTATGTTATGGATATGAAGTGTAATGTCTTGCCTATTGATGTTAGACATTTATGGATCTAGGAAAGTATGTAGTTTGTGTTGaatcaaataatattttttttgtaGATGTAATACAATGTTTTGTAGATGTAATACAAAGGCCCTTATGTAGCTCTTCCCCTTTAGATGAATAGCCTAATTCTTTGGCTACTATGTAGTGGATATGAAGGTGTTATGCATTGCCTATGGATTTGTTATGTATCCCTTACAtagctgtcctctctctctctcctcccccccatcAGAGACTCATAACCTGCCAAAGCAGCCCCCTCTGGCCAAGGCTGTGGGACAGGCCACTCAGTGCCTGTCCATCATGGCACACTCCGGAAGTGGCTCCTGCGCTTTCGCTGCTGTGGACGATTACCTGCACTagccacacagacatacacaggtcccccacctccaccctgaCACAAACTCAATCTGGATCCCTCCACTCCCCTGACTAGCCTGCATTCAGATTCTCCAACCTACCCATGGTGTGCACTCATTCACTCCACCTAAtgcatttaaaagcattggattagTGTATGCCTGGAGGGAAGTGTACGAATGCACACTTTGGGAAAGGGTGGAGAATCGGCATGGTGCAGTCACACAAGCGTGCCCACATTATTTTGGTTGATAGGGGGAGGAGGGAAATGGCAAAGACTATTAAATTATCCACCCTGATCTGTGTGACCATGGCAAACTGTGCAGGCAGCctagtctcatagactagacgtaacatagtaaagtaAATCCGGAACACTCAAAttaatatgatatgttatgtttggtatggttacataagacagacggttacttaaggcaaaaacaaaagttggtcggggtggatggttGGGCGtcaagcaacccaaaggttgcgattTCGAATCTGATCACGGATTGTagttaattagcaacttttcaactacttactgctttttagctactttgcaaataCTTAGTGTGTTAGCTAACCGTTCcactaacccttttagctaaccctaaccatttaacctaaccttaaccttaaccccttaccctaacattagccacctagctagaattcgtaacatattttacatttttgcaaattcgtaacatattgtacattaagcaaattcgtaacatatcatacggaatgggtgatggacattcacaaattaatacataccatacgacaCATTTAACATATCATAATAAATCCtttgtctcggatttacatacagaataatacaaaatgctctgagaccaggttggtgcAGGGTATTCATATCCACTCTCCCAAACTACTGTGCAAAGGTGGACAACCCTGGTCTGAAGAACAAGGAATGGCTTTCCAGTGACCACACAACACCAACCCATGGTCGACAATATATGTTGACCATCTACCTTTGAAAATCCAAAATTTGGTCACTTTAAATCTCTGACcaactacagtgcatttggaaattattcagaccccttgactttttccacattttgttacgttacagccttctaaaattgataattattttttccctcatcaatctacacacaataccccataatgaccaagcgaaaacaggttttagaaaatgttagcaaatgtattaaaaattaaaaacaaaaatactttatgtacgtaagtattcagaccctttgctatgagactcaacattgagctcagttgcatcctgtttccatggatcatccttgagatgtttctacaacatgattggtccccctgtggtaaattcaattgattggacatgattcggaaagacacgcctgtctatataaggtcccacagttgacagttcatgtcagagcaaagaccaagccatgaggtcgaaggaattgtccgtagagctcagagacaggattggggaagggtaccaaaacgtttcttcagcattgaaggtccccaagaacacagtggcctccatcattcttaaatggaagaagtttggaaccaccaagactcttcctagagcaatcgggggagaagggctttcatcagggaggtgaccaagaacccgatggtcactctgacagagctccagagttcttctgtggagatgggagaaccttccagaaggacaaccatctctgcagcactccaccaatcagacctttatggtagagtggccagacagaagccacacctcagtaaaaggcac
The DNA window shown above is from Coregonus clupeaformis isolate EN_2021a chromosome 18, ASM2061545v1, whole genome shotgun sequence and carries:
- the LOC121587472 gene encoding ran-binding protein 9 isoform X2 — protein: MERLLKMQRPYEPLIPSQPPAGSTTLRYMGIGLSAQGVNMNRLPGWDKHSYGYHGDDGHSFCSSGTGQPYGPTFTTGDVIGCCVNLINNTCFYTKNGHSLGIAFIDLPLNMYPTVGLQTPGEVVDSNFGQHPFVFDIDDYMREWRTKIQAQIDRFPIGDREGEWQSMIQKMVASYLVHHSYCVTAKAFAKSTNQAVHEELISIKNRQKIQKLVLSGRMGEAIKNTQQLYPSLLERNPDLLFMLKVRQFIEMVNGTDSEVRCLGGCNPKSQDSYPGPPPPFSSHSHKASSSQAYLTGFDGGCCNGVTSSMVHPALPATEVNALNGSHSLQQLNTSTDVDMKVDHFTNGVTESSSNGFLLNATSKHGAQTEDCDADMELESAQSKRQLCGGSQAAIERMIHFGRELQSMSEHKRRECGKNSANKKMLKDAFSLLAYSDPWTSPVGYQLDSIQREPVCSTLNSAILETHNLPKQPPLAKAVGQATQCLSIMAHSGSGSCAFAAVDDYLH
- the LOC121587472 gene encoding ran-binding protein 9 isoform X1; the protein is MSGKSSGCGFLMSVVVHGDSALNEQENELNHRLKRLYPAVNELENPLPHSWSPKDKFSYIGLSQNNLRVHYKGHGKTPKDAASVRATHPIPAACGVYYFEVKIISKGRDGYMGIGLSAQGVNMNRLPGWDKHSYGYHGDDGHSFCSSGTGQPYGPTFTTGDVIGCCVNLINNTCFYTKNGHSLGIAFIDLPLNMYPTVGLQTPGEVVDSNFGQHPFVFDIDDYMREWRTKIQAQIDRFPIGDREGEWQSMIQKMVASYLVHHSYCVTAKAFAKSTNQAVHEELISIKNRQKIQKLVLSGRMGEAIKNTQQLYPSLLERNPDLLFMLKVRQFIEMVNGTDSEVRCLGGCNPKSQDSYPGPPPPFSSHSHKASSSQAYLTGFDGGCCNGVTSSMVHPALPATEVNALNGSHSLQQLNTSTDVDMKVDHFTNGVTESSSNGFLLNATSKHGAQTEDCDADMELESAQSKRQLCGGSQAAIERMIHFGRELQSMSEHKRRECGKNSANKKMLKDAFSLLAYSDPWTSPVGYQLDSIQREPVCSTLNSAILETHNLPKQPPLAKAVGQATQCLSIMAHSGSGSCAFAAVDDYLH